The following coding sequences are from one Shumkonia mesophila window:
- a CDS encoding cysteine desulfurase — translation MNTFAPLAAARPSSVFVPAFDAEAARRDFPILATPVIHGRAFLDSAASAQKPMQVIDAVRRCYEAEYANIHRGVYELSALATKNFEVARDKVRTFLNARESSEIIFVRGGTEGVNLVAYAYGDKFIGEGDEIILTYLEHHSNIVPWQLLAERVGAKIRPVPIDDAGELIMEEYERLLGPRTKLVAVTHASNALGTLPPVKQMIEMAHAQGAVVLIDGAQGAPHLKVDVQDLDCDFYVFSGHKVYGPSGIGVLYGKKAHLLAMPPWQGGGDMIETVSFEKTTFAPPPNKFEAGTPHISGATGLAAAIDYVTGLGLENIAAHEHSLLEEATARMRQIPGVRIYGEAKNKAAILSFMIDGAHPHDVGTIFDHHGVAVRAGHHCAQPVMERYGIPGTVRASFALYNTRHDVNLLIEAVDKVKEIFK, via the coding sequence ATGAACACCTTTGCCCCCCTCGCCGCGGCACGGCCGTCGTCCGTTTTCGTGCCGGCCTTCGATGCCGAGGCGGCGCGCCGGGACTTTCCCATCCTGGCCACCCCGGTGATCCACGGCCGCGCCTTCCTGGACAGCGCCGCCAGCGCCCAGAAGCCGATGCAGGTGATCGACGCGGTCAGGCGCTGCTACGAGGCGGAGTACGCCAACATCCATCGCGGCGTCTACGAGCTGAGCGCGCTGGCCACCAAGAATTTCGAGGTGGCGCGCGACAAGGTGAGGACCTTCCTCAACGCCCGCGAAAGCAGCGAGATCATCTTCGTGCGCGGCGGCACCGAGGGGGTCAACTTGGTCGCCTACGCCTACGGCGACAAGTTCATCGGTGAGGGCGACGAAATCATCCTCACCTACCTCGAGCACCACTCCAACATCGTGCCGTGGCAGCTGCTGGCCGAACGCGTGGGGGCCAAGATCCGCCCCGTGCCCATCGACGATGCCGGCGAGCTGATCATGGAGGAGTACGAGCGGCTGTTGGGCCCGCGCACCAAGCTGGTGGCGGTGACCCACGCCTCCAACGCGCTGGGCACCCTGCCGCCGGTCAAGCAGATGATCGAGATGGCCCACGCCCAGGGGGCGGTGGTGCTGATCGACGGAGCTCAGGGGGCGCCGCACTTGAAGGTCGACGTCCAGGATCTGGATTGCGACTTCTACGTCTTTTCCGGCCACAAGGTGTACGGGCCTTCCGGCATCGGCGTGCTGTACGGCAAGAAGGCGCACCTGCTGGCCATGCCGCCGTGGCAGGGCGGCGGCGACATGATCGAGACGGTCAGCTTCGAGAAGACCACCTTCGCGCCGCCCCCCAACAAGTTCGAGGCCGGCACGCCCCACATCTCGGGCGCCACCGGGCTGGCCGCCGCCATCGATTACGTGACCGGGCTCGGCCTGGAAAACATCGCCGCCCACGAGCACAGCCTGCTTGAGGAGGCGACGGCACGCATGCGCCAGATCCCCGGCGTGCGCATCTATGGCGAGGCCAAGAACAAGGCGGCCATCCTGTCGTTCATGATCGACGGCGCCCATCCGCACGACGTCGGCACCATTTTCGACCACCACGGCGTCGCCGTCAGGGCCGGCCACCATTGCGCCCAGCCGGTGATGGAACGCTACGGCATTCCCGGCACGGTCAGGGCCTCGTTCGCGCTTTATAACACGCGCCACGACGTCAACCTGCTGATCGAGGCGGTCGACAAGGTCAAGGAGATCTTCAAGTGA
- the ptsN gene encoding PTS IIA-like nitrogen regulatory protein PtsN, which produces MEISDLITTESVIPHLHATSKKQALQELAKRAAGVSGMHERAIFDVLLERERLGTTGVGNGIAIPHGKLPNLDRLYGLFAKMDKPIDFDAIDEQPVDLIFLLLAPESAGADHLKALARVSRLLRDKSGCEKLRGTDSAEALYAILTESATSHAA; this is translated from the coding sequence ATGGAGATTTCCGATCTGATCACGACCGAGAGCGTGATCCCACATCTGCATGCCACCAGCAAAAAACAGGCGCTGCAGGAACTGGCCAAACGTGCCGCCGGCGTTTCGGGCATGCACGAGCGGGCCATTTTCGACGTCCTGCTGGAGCGCGAGCGGCTGGGGACCACCGGGGTGGGCAACGGCATCGCCATTCCGCACGGCAAGTTGCCCAATCTCGACCGCCTGTACGGCCTGTTCGCCAAGATGGACAAGCCCATCGACTTCGATGCCATCGACGAGCAGCCGGTCGACCTGATCTTCCTGCTTCTGGCGCCCGAATCTGCCGGCGCCGACCACCTCAAGGCCCTGGCCCGGGTGTCGCGCCTGCTGCGCGACAAGAGCGGCTGCGAGAAGCTGCGCGGCACCGACAGCGCCGAGGCCCTCTACGCCATCCTCACCGAGTCGGCGACGTCGCACGCCGCCTGA
- the rpoN gene encoding RNA polymerase factor sigma-54, whose translation MALTPRLELRQSQALVMTPQLQQAIKLLQLSNMELSAFVEEELAKNPLLEREEGEATGGADGAGDAETSPDGGQDGSAPAGEDGGGDGLEGIDFTETRSAATTEDLDVDYDNVWNNDSAGDAGDGGLADTAFATWGGGAGGSFEPTSGDLEQTLSEEKTLRDHLIGQMNMEFHDPAERVIGLQLIDRLDDAGYLAESVESVAAILGCAPARVEATLGRLQRLDPSGIFARDLAECLALQLRERDRLDPAMQALIANLELLAKRDLAGLMRVCGVDREDLLDMVAELRALNPKPALSFDSAVAPPITPDILMRPQPNGGWSVELNAETLPRLLVNNRYHAVVSKAVRTKEDRHYIDDCFQSANWLVKSLHQRATTILKVAAEIVRQQDGFFAHGVQFLRPLVLRDIAEAIEMHESTVSRVTSNKFIASPRGIYELKYFFTASIASSSGGQAHSAESVRCRIRELIEAEKPAAVLSDDTLVEMLSREGVEVARRTVAKYRESLGIASSVQRRRNKTSGL comes from the coding sequence ATGGCGCTGACCCCCCGCCTTGAGTTGCGCCAGAGCCAGGCGCTGGTGATGACGCCGCAGCTCCAGCAGGCGATCAAGCTGCTGCAGCTTTCCAACATGGAACTGAGCGCCTTTGTCGAGGAGGAACTGGCCAAGAACCCGCTGCTCGAGCGTGAGGAAGGCGAGGCCACGGGCGGTGCCGACGGGGCCGGCGACGCCGAAACCAGCCCCGACGGTGGCCAGGACGGCTCCGCTCCGGCCGGCGAGGACGGTGGGGGCGACGGCCTGGAAGGCATCGACTTCACCGAGACCCGCAGCGCGGCGACGACCGAAGACCTGGACGTCGATTACGACAACGTGTGGAACAACGACAGCGCCGGCGACGCCGGCGACGGCGGCCTCGCCGACACCGCGTTCGCCACCTGGGGCGGCGGTGCCGGCGGCAGTTTCGAGCCGACGTCGGGCGACCTCGAGCAGACCCTTTCCGAGGAAAAAACCCTGCGCGATCACCTGATCGGGCAGATGAACATGGAATTCCACGACCCGGCCGAGCGGGTGATCGGCCTGCAGCTGATCGATCGCCTCGATGACGCCGGCTATCTGGCCGAAAGCGTCGAGTCGGTGGCCGCCATCCTGGGCTGCGCCCCGGCCCGCGTGGAAGCCACGCTGGGCCGGCTTCAGCGGCTCGACCCGTCGGGCATCTTCGCCCGCGACCTGGCGGAATGCCTGGCCCTGCAACTTCGCGAGCGCGACCGCCTGGACCCCGCCATGCAGGCGCTGATCGCCAATCTCGAGCTGCTGGCCAAGCGCGATCTCGCCGGCCTGATGCGGGTCTGCGGGGTCGACCGCGAGGATCTCCTCGACATGGTCGCGGAACTGCGCGCCCTCAATCCCAAGCCGGCGCTCTCCTTCGACTCCGCGGTGGCGCCGCCGATCACGCCCGACATCCTCATGCGTCCCCAGCCGAACGGCGGCTGGTCGGTGGAACTCAACGCCGAGACCCTGCCCCGCCTGCTCGTCAACAACCGCTATCACGCGGTGGTCAGCAAGGCGGTGCGCACCAAGGAGGATCGCCACTACATTGACGACTGCTTCCAATCGGCCAACTGGCTGGTGAAGTCGCTGCATCAGCGGGCGACGACCATTCTCAAGGTGGCGGCCGAGATCGTCCGCCAGCAGGACGGCTTCTTCGCCCACGGGGTGCAGTTCCTGCGGCCCCTGGTGCTGCGCGACATCGCCGAAGCCATCGAAATGCACGAAAGCACGGTCAGCCGCGTCACCTCCAACAAGTTCATTGCCAGCCCCAGGGGCATCTACGAGCTGAAGTATTTTTTCACCGCCTCCATCGCCAGCTCGTCCGGCGGCCAAGCCCATTCGGCCGAGTCCGTGCGCTGCCGCATCCGCGAGCTGATCGAGGCCGAGAAGCCTGCCGCCGTCCTTTCCGACGACACCCTGGTCGAGATGTTGAGCAGGGAAGGCGTCGAGGTGGCCAGGCGAACGGTGGCCAAGTACCGCGAATCCCTGGGCATCGCCTCCTCGGTCCAGCGGCGGCGCAACAAGACCAGCGGATTGTGA
- a CDS encoding HesB/IscA family protein: MTERPQLLTLTDAAIERVRHLVNRDDASGQALRIGVKAQGCSGMSYHVEFAAAPGPADEVVEAGGVTVYVDPKATLYLLGSRMDYVEDKLKSGFVFSNPNEKARCGCGESFHV, translated from the coding sequence ATGACTGAACGACCCCAATTGCTGACGCTGACGGACGCCGCCATCGAGCGCGTCCGCCATCTGGTGAACCGCGACGACGCTTCGGGACAGGCACTGCGCATCGGCGTCAAGGCGCAGGGATGCTCGGGCATGTCCTACCACGTCGAGTTCGCCGCCGCCCCCGGGCCGGCCGACGAGGTGGTCGAGGCCGGCGGTGTGACCGTCTACGTCGATCCCAAGGCAACCCTCTATCTGCTGGGCAGCCGAATGGATTACGTCGAGGACAAGCTGAAGTCGGGCTTCGTCTTCAGCAACCCCAACGAAAAGGCCCGCTGCGGCTGCGGCGAGTCCTTCCACGTCTGA
- a CDS encoding DUF1150 family protein: MHDKTSNNSSGAPLSRDLTLADFATLGVEDVAYVKPVVVNGAHAYAIHAANGQHLAVVPNRDLALATVRQNELEPVSVH, translated from the coding sequence ATGCACGACAAGACAAGCAACAACTCATCCGGCGCGCCGCTGTCGCGGGACCTGACTCTCGCCGACTTCGCCACCCTCGGTGTCGAGGACGTCGCTTACGTCAAGCCGGTGGTCGTCAACGGCGCCCACGCCTATGCCATCCATGCCGCCAACGGCCAGCACTTGGCCGTGGTGCCCAACCGTGACCTCGCACTGGCCACCGTGCGCCAGAACGAGCTGGAGCCGGTCAGCGTTCATTAG
- the lptB gene encoding LPS export ABC transporter ATP-binding protein yields the protein METRTPPPAAGPTAVIPGGKPRLISANRGLVAKNMGKRFKKRPVVRGVNLEIQRGEVVGLLGPNGAGKTTCFYIITGLISPDYGNIYLDNQDLTDLPMYRRARLGIGYLPQEASIFRGLSVEDNIRAVLEVVEKSRDRREAILDSLLAEFSITHLRHTPALALSGGERRRVEIARTLASNPHFVLLDEPFAGIDPIAVNDLRELVFHLKDRGIGVLITDHNVRETLDVIDRAYIIHDGMVLMEGAPADIVGNEDVRRVYLGERFTL from the coding sequence ATGGAAACCAGAACGCCCCCACCCGCCGCCGGTCCGACGGCCGTCATTCCCGGCGGCAAGCCCCGCCTGATCTCGGCCAACCGCGGGCTGGTCGCCAAGAACATGGGCAAGCGCTTCAAGAAGCGGCCGGTGGTGCGCGGCGTCAACCTGGAAATCCAGCGCGGCGAGGTGGTGGGTCTGCTGGGACCGAACGGGGCCGGCAAGACGACCTGCTTTTACATCATCACCGGCCTGATCTCGCCCGATTACGGCAACATCTATCTCGACAACCAGGATTTGACCGACCTGCCGATGTACCGGCGGGCCCGCCTGGGGATCGGCTATCTGCCGCAGGAGGCGTCGATCTTCCGCGGCCTGTCGGTGGAAGACAACATCCGTGCCGTGCTCGAGGTGGTGGAAAAGTCCCGCGACCGCCGCGAGGCCATCCTCGATTCGCTGCTGGCCGAATTCTCGATCACCCACTTGCGGCACACCCCGGCGCTGGCCCTCTCGGGCGGCGAGCGGCGGCGCGTCGAGATTGCGCGTACGCTGGCCTCCAATCCCCATTTCGTGCTGCTCGACGAACCGTTCGCCGGCATCGATCCCATCGCCGTCAACGACCTGCGCGAGCTGGTCTTTCATCTCAAGGATCGCGGGATCGGGGTGTTGATCACCGACCACAACGTGCGGGAAACTCTCGACGTCATCGATCGAGCCTATATCATTCATGATGGTATGGTGCTCATGGAAGGCGCGCCTGCGGATATCGTCGGCAACGAGGACGTGCGCCGGGTCTACCTCGGCGAACGCTTCACTCTTTGA
- a CDS encoding LptA/OstA family protein yields the protein MTRIRPRLGTWLIVAWAGLLVGAGPAAGQGLNFSNPDSAVPIEVTADDGIEWQQEKQLFLARGNARATRGEVAVNSDLLRAFYRKKAEGGTDIYRLEAVGAVRIVSAGETAFGENAVYDVDKGIMVLSGKEVKLVAAEDTITADQQLEYYDAKQMAVARGHAVAQRADRKIRTDVLVAYFQRDAAGKSRVYRVDAFDNVHITTAQEQVWADRGVYNVDSAIATLSGNVKLVRGENTLVGCSAEVNLKTGISKLKSCEGQGRGVRGLLKADETPGLKNRTPGTK from the coding sequence ATGACCCGAATCCGGCCGAGATTGGGGACGTGGCTCATCGTCGCATGGGCCGGCCTGCTCGTCGGCGCGGGGCCGGCCGCCGGCCAGGGCCTCAATTTTTCCAATCCCGATTCCGCGGTGCCGATCGAGGTGACGGCCGACGACGGCATCGAATGGCAGCAGGAAAAGCAGCTGTTCCTGGCACGCGGCAACGCGCGGGCCACCCGCGGCGAAGTTGCCGTCAACAGCGACCTGCTGCGCGCCTTCTATCGCAAGAAGGCCGAGGGCGGGACCGACATCTACCGGCTGGAGGCGGTGGGGGCGGTGCGCATCGTTTCGGCCGGCGAGACGGCCTTCGGCGAAAACGCCGTCTACGACGTCGACAAGGGCATCATGGTGCTGAGCGGCAAGGAAGTGAAGCTGGTGGCCGCCGAGGACACCATCACCGCCGATCAGCAGCTCGAATACTACGACGCCAAGCAGATGGCGGTCGCCCGCGGCCACGCCGTGGCCCAGCGGGCCGACCGCAAGATCCGCACCGACGTGCTGGTCGCCTATTTCCAGAGGGACGCCGCCGGCAAAAGCCGGGTCTACAGGGTCGACGCCTTCGACAACGTGCACATCACCACCGCGCAGGAACAGGTGTGGGCCGACCGCGGCGTCTATAACGTGGACAGCGCCATCGCCACGCTGAGCGGCAACGTCAAGCTGGTGCGCGGCGAAAACACCCTGGTTGGCTGCAGTGCCGAGGTGAACCTGAAAACCGGCATCAGCAAGCTCAAAAGCTGCGAAGGCCAGGGACGCGGCGTGCGCGGCCTGCTCAAGGCCGACGAGACGCCGGGCCTGAAGAACCGAACCCCGGGGACGAAGTAA
- a CDS encoding DUF59 domain-containing protein yields MTDSFVFDKGETSQVEGAPAAAEAAPALSMSGDREGLEGRIVSALRTVYDPEIPVDIYELGLIYRIDIDETGKHATIRMTLTAPGCPVAGEMPRHVEHSVRGMVPELESVAVELVWDPPWDKDMMSEAARLELGFF; encoded by the coding sequence ATGACGGATTCTTTCGTGTTCGACAAGGGCGAGACCTCGCAGGTGGAAGGCGCCCCGGCGGCGGCCGAGGCAGCCCCAGCCCTGTCGATGTCGGGCGATCGCGAGGGGCTGGAGGGGCGCATCGTCTCGGCCCTGCGCACCGTCTACGACCCGGAAATTCCGGTGGATATTTACGAGCTCGGTCTTATCTATCGCATCGACATCGACGAGACCGGCAAGCACGCCACCATCCGCATGACCCTGACCGCGCCGGGATGCCCGGTGGCTGGCGAGATGCCGAGACACGTCGAACATTCCGTGCGCGGCATGGTTCCCGAATTGGAGAGCGTGGCCGTCGAGTTGGTCTGGGACCCGCCGTGGGACAAGGACATGATGTCGGAAGCGGCCCGCCTCGAACTGGGATTTTTCTGA
- the sufU gene encoding Fe-S cluster assembly sulfur transfer protein SufU yields the protein MSSELRELYQEVILDHGRTPRNFGAPSGANHHANGHNPLCGDRVTVHLKLKDDKVEDVGFEGSGCAISMASTSLMTEVLKGKTVAEAHALFHRFHDLLTGSHDSEGDAAVDADDFERLMVLAGVREYPMRVKCATLGWHTMEAAIGNEADKVSTE from the coding sequence GTGAGTTCGGAACTCAGAGAACTATACCAGGAGGTCATCCTGGATCATGGGAGGACGCCCCGCAATTTCGGCGCCCCGAGCGGCGCCAACCACCACGCCAACGGCCACAACCCGCTGTGCGGCGATCGCGTGACCGTGCACCTCAAGCTCAAGGACGACAAGGTCGAGGACGTCGGTTTCGAGGGCAGCGGCTGCGCCATCTCGATGGCTTCGACCTCGCTGATGACGGAAGTGCTGAAGGGCAAGACGGTGGCCGAGGCCCATGCGCTGTTCCACCGCTTCCACGACCTCTTGACCGGTTCCCACGACAGCGAGGGCGATGCCGCCGTCGACGCCGACGACTTCGAGCGGCTGATGGTGCTGGCCGGGGTGCGCGAGTATCCCATGCGCGTCAAGTGCGCGACGCTGGGCTGGCACACCATGGAGGCGGCAATCGGCAACGAGGCCGACAAAGTGAGCACCGAGTGA
- a CDS encoding Hsp20 family protein, which produces MARVSVFDSPLLLGFDHFERILDRVAKTSHDGYPPYNIEQTGENALRITLAVAGFSMDTLNVTIEDNQLIIRGRGNDEDAGRVYLHRGIASRQFQRSFVLAEGIEVKGASLDNGLLHIDLERQLPEAKARTVPIDAGGSKKAVGKRKTIEMDTEV; this is translated from the coding sequence ATGGCCCGTGTATCCGTATTCGACAGCCCGCTGCTGCTGGGGTTCGATCATTTCGAGCGCATCCTCGATCGCGTCGCCAAGACGTCGCACGACGGATATCCGCCCTATAACATCGAACAGACCGGCGAGAACGCCCTGCGCATCACGCTCGCGGTGGCTGGATTCTCGATGGACACGCTCAACGTCACCATTGAGGACAACCAGTTGATTATCCGTGGCCGCGGGAATGACGAGGATGCCGGGCGGGTCTACTTGCATCGGGGAATCGCTTCCCGGCAATTCCAGCGCAGCTTCGTGTTGGCCGAGGGCATCGAGGTCAAGGGCGCCTCGCTCGACAACGGGCTGCTCCACATCGACCTGGAACGCCAGCTGCCGGAAGCGAAAGCGCGCACCGTGCCGATCGACGCCGGAGGGTCGAAGAAAGCCGTCGGCAAGCGCAAGACCATCGAGATGGACACCGAGGTCTGA
- a CDS encoding KpsF/GutQ family sugar-phosphate isomerase — MTGSRATATAMEQAVNPTVESGRRVLRVEVEGLEALARTLGTPFCAAVDVLERLRGRVVVTGMGKSGHVARKIAATLASMGTPALFVHPAEASHGDLGMVVEGDVLLALSNSGETPELADLVAFAKRFGIPIIAMTASGRSALAKAAEVALLLPAAAEACPMGLAPTTSTTMMMALGDALSVALLERKGFSRDDFHVLHPGGKLGRRLLKVADLMHGGDELPLVDAGMPMADALIVMTAKSFGCIGIVDDAGMLLGVVTDGDLRRNMSPDLLGRRAGDIMTGSPKTIRPDALASEAVLLMNARAITNLFVVRDGVAVGILHIHDCLRAGVV, encoded by the coding sequence ATGACGGGATCCAGGGCAACGGCAACGGCGATGGAGCAGGCGGTCAATCCGACCGTCGAATCGGGACGTCGGGTCCTGCGGGTCGAGGTCGAGGGCCTGGAGGCGCTGGCGCGCACCCTGGGAACCCCCTTCTGCGCGGCGGTGGATGTTCTCGAGCGGCTGCGCGGCCGGGTCGTCGTGACCGGCATGGGCAAAAGCGGGCACGTCGCCCGCAAGATCGCCGCGACGTTGGCCTCGATGGGAACGCCGGCCCTCTTCGTTCATCCGGCGGAAGCCAGCCACGGCGATCTGGGCATGGTCGTCGAGGGCGATGTGCTGCTGGCGCTTTCCAATTCTGGCGAGACCCCCGAACTGGCCGACCTCGTGGCCTTCGCCAAACGCTTCGGCATTCCCATCATCGCGATGACCGCCAGCGGCCGCAGCGCGCTGGCCAAGGCCGCCGAGGTGGCGCTGTTGCTGCCGGCGGCCGCCGAGGCCTGCCCCATGGGGCTGGCGCCGACCACCTCGACCACCATGATGATGGCGCTGGGCGACGCGCTTTCGGTCGCGCTCCTCGAACGCAAGGGGTTCTCGCGCGACGATTTTCACGTGCTGCATCCGGGTGGCAAGCTGGGGCGCCGCCTGCTCAAGGTGGCTGACCTCATGCACGGCGGCGATGAGTTGCCACTGGTCGATGCCGGCATGCCGATGGCCGACGCGCTCATCGTCATGACCGCCAAGAGCTTCGGGTGCATCGGCATCGTCGATGACGCCGGGATGCTGCTGGGGGTGGTCACGGACGGCGACCTGCGCCGGAACATGAGCCCCGATCTGCTGGGCCGCCGGGCTGGCGACATCATGACGGGCAGCCCCAAGACCATCCGGCCGGACGCCCTGGCCAGCGAGGCGGTGCTCTTGATGAATGCCCGGGCGATCACCAACCTGTTCGTCGTGCGCGACGGCGTGGCGGTGGGCATCCTGCACATTCACGACTGTCTGCGCGCCGGCGTCGTCTGA
- the hpf gene encoding ribosome hibernation-promoting factor, HPF/YfiA family gives MEISVKGKNLNVGDALREYVVKNLTSDVKKYFDRALHATVIFSREAHLNRAEITVHAGRGLVMQGGAAADEIHAAFDNALDRIAKQLRRYKRRLNDHHKGVGGAEDETIQAAQYVLAAEGEDEEIPADGQPVVIAEMAAEIDTITVSEAVMRMDLADSPVVMFRNRAHGGLNVVYRRPDGNVGWIDPRGTREG, from the coding sequence ATGGAAATTTCAGTCAAAGGCAAGAATCTTAACGTCGGCGACGCGCTTCGCGAATACGTCGTGAAGAACCTCACCTCCGACGTGAAGAAGTATTTCGACCGCGCCCTTCACGCGACCGTCATCTTTTCGCGGGAAGCGCACCTCAACCGGGCCGAGATCACCGTCCACGCCGGACGGGGACTGGTGATGCAGGGCGGTGCCGCGGCGGACGAAATCCATGCCGCTTTCGACAACGCGTTGGACCGCATCGCCAAGCAGCTGCGGCGCTACAAGCGCCGCCTGAACGACCACCACAAGGGCGTGGGCGGGGCCGAGGATGAAACCATCCAGGCTGCGCAGTACGTCCTGGCGGCAGAAGGCGAGGACGAGGAGATTCCCGCCGACGGCCAGCCGGTGGTCATCGCCGAAATGGCGGCCGAGATCGACACCATCACGGTCAGCGAGGCGGTGATGCGCATGGACCTCGCGGACTCCCCGGTGGTGATGTTCCGCAACCGGGCCCACGGCGGTCTCAACGTGGTGTATCGGCGGCCCGACGGCAACGTCGGCTGGATCGATCCCCGGGGAACGCGCGAAGGTTAA
- the lptC gene encoding LPS export ABC transporter periplasmic protein LptC has protein sequence MERTSTSKIAVLNVANSAVQRTEGKVRAHFTPEATRRLGSGYSRFVGMMKVLLPVGAAILVALVIAWPYLQPTDGQFRIGFSSLVATQAERPNIVNPRLIGTDEKDQPFSVTADLAKDFYLRQDFWGETSTPVELEMPKADITLKDGSWLVLTANTGLLMPKTKMLELSGAVNLFHDSGYELRTTHAMIDLQKGAAVSDRPVDGQGPFGNINAEGLRLTDKGKDIVFTGKARLVLYPDAGKAVE, from the coding sequence ATGGAAAGGACCAGCACCAGCAAGATCGCCGTTCTGAACGTGGCGAACTCGGCCGTCCAGCGGACCGAGGGCAAGGTGCGCGCCCACTTTACCCCCGAGGCGACCCGCCGCCTGGGGTCGGGCTACAGCCGTTTCGTCGGCATGATGAAGGTTCTGCTGCCGGTGGGGGCGGCCATCCTGGTCGCCCTGGTCATCGCCTGGCCTTACCTGCAACCGACCGACGGACAGTTCCGCATCGGCTTTTCCTCGCTCGTCGCCACCCAGGCGGAGCGGCCCAACATCGTCAATCCCCGGCTGATCGGCACGGACGAGAAGGACCAGCCGTTCTCGGTCACCGCCGACCTCGCCAAGGACTTCTACCTGCGCCAGGATTTCTGGGGGGAAACCTCGACCCCGGTCGAGTTGGAAATGCCCAAGGCCGACATCACCTTGAAGGACGGCTCGTGGCTGGTGTTGACGGCCAACACCGGCCTGCTGATGCCGAAGACCAAGATGCTGGAACTGAGCGGCGCCGTGAACCTGTTCCACGATTCCGGCTATGAACTGCGCACCACCCACGCCATGATCGACCTGCAGAAGGGCGCGGCCGTCAGCGACCGACCGGTCGACGGCCAGGGGCCGTTCGGCAACATCAACGCCGAGGGCTTGCGGCTGACCGACAAGGGCAAGGATATCGTGTTCACCGGCAAGGCGAGACTGGTGCTCTATCCCGATGCCGGGAAGGCGGTGGAATGA
- the grxD gene encoding Grx4 family monothiol glutaredoxin, with the protein MTETPVTERIRREITENDVALFMKGTPAVPQCGFSAHVAQGLQVLGVPFKGIDVLADPELREGIKSFSQWPTLPQLFIKGEFVGGADIFREMVESGELVTLMKEKGVSLRRG; encoded by the coding sequence ATGACAGAGACCCCCGTCACCGAGCGCATCCGCCGGGAGATCACCGAGAACGACGTCGCCCTTTTCATGAAGGGCACGCCGGCAGTCCCGCAATGCGGTTTTTCCGCCCATGTCGCCCAGGGGCTGCAGGTCCTGGGCGTGCCCTTCAAGGGCATCGACGTCCTGGCCGACCCCGAGCTGCGCGAAGGCATCAAGTCGTTCAGCCAATGGCCGACGCTGCCGCAGCTTTTCATCAAGGGTGAGTTCGTCGGCGGCGCCGACATCTTTCGCGAGATGGTCGAATCGGGCGAGCTGGTGACCCTGATGAAGGAAAAGGGCGTTTCGCTCCGGCGCGGCTAA